The following are from one region of the Vitis riparia cultivar Riparia Gloire de Montpellier isolate 1030 chromosome 14, EGFV_Vit.rip_1.0, whole genome shotgun sequence genome:
- the LOC117930358 gene encoding putative receptor-like protein kinase At3g47110 yields the protein MAYNQNNPVAVAVFFSLSCLALLSTSTFLCKNSTDCQSLLKFKQGITGDPDGHLQDWNETMFLCNWTGITCHQQLKNRVIAIELINMRLEGVISPYISNLSHLTTLSLQGNRLYGGIPATIGELSELTFINMSGNKLGGNIPASIQGCWSLETIDLDYNNLTGSIPAVLGQMKNLTYLCLSENSLTGAIPSFLSNLTKLTDLELQVNYFTGRIPEELGALTKLEILYLHINFLEGSIPASISNCTALRHITLIENRLTGTIPFELGSKLHNLQRLYFQENQLSGKIPVTLSNLSQLTLLDLSLNQLEGEVPPELGKLKKLERLYLHSNNLVSGSNNSSLSFLTPLTNCSRLQKLHLGACLFAGSLPASIGSLSKDLYYLNLRNNKLTGDLPAEIGNLSGLVTLDLWYNFLNGVPATIGKLRQLQRLHLGRNKLLGPIPDELGQMANLGLLELSDNLISGTIPSSLGNLSQLRYLYLSHNHLTGKIPIQLTQCSLLMLLDLSFNNLQGSLPTEIGHFSNLALALNLSNNNLQGELPASIGNLASVQAIDLSANKFFGVIPSSIGRCISMEYLNLSHNMLEGTIPESLKQIVDLGYLDLAFNNLTGNVPIWIGDSQKIKNLNLSYNRLTGEVPNSGRYKNLGSRSFMGNMGLCGGTKLMGLHPCEIQKQKHKKRKWIYYLIAILTCSLLLFVLIALTVRRFFFKNRSAGAETAILMSSPTHHGTQTLTEREIEIATGGFDEANLLGKGSFGRVYKAIINDGKTVVAVKVLQEECVQGYRSFKRECQILSEIRHRNLVRMIGSTWNSGFKAIVLEYIGNGNLEQHLYPGGSDEGGSELKLKERMGIAIDVANGLEYLHEGCPVQVVHCDLKPQNVLLDDDMVAHVADFGIGKLISGDKPRGHVTTTTAFLRGSVGYIPPEYGQGIDVSTRGDVYSFGVMMLEMITRKRPTNEMFSDGLDLRKWVCSAFPNQVLDIVDISLKHEAYLQEGSGALHKLEQCCIHMLDAGMMCTEENPQKRPLISSVAQRLKNVWKEMGFETLRNAKEENVDMSLNLK from the exons atggcATACAATCAGAACAATCCCGTTGCTGTGGCAGTGTTTTTCTCTCTTAGTTGTCTTGCTCTACTATCAACTTCCACATTCCTCTGCAAAAACTCCACTGATTGTCAATCTCTGCTCAAATTCAAACAAGGCATAACAGGTGATCCAGATGGTCATCTCCAAGATTGGAATGAAACCATGTTCTTATGCAACTGGACAGGGATTACATGCCACCAGCAGCTTAAGAACCGGGTCATAGCCATTGAGCTCATAAACATGCGCTTAGAGGGAGTTATCTCACCATACATATCCAATCTATCCCATCTCACCACCCTCTCTTTGCAAGGCAACAGATTGTATGGAGGGATCCCAGCTACCATTGGAGAGCTTTCTGAGTTAACATTCATAAACATGAGTGGTAATAAGCTTGGGGGCAATATTCCAGCCTCAATACAAGGCTGCTGGAGCCTGGAGACAATAGACTTGGACTATAACAATCTGACTGGAAGCATTCCTGCTGTACTAGGCCAAATGAAAAACTTGACATACCTTTGTCTCTCTGAGAACAGCCTCACTGGAGCTATACCATCATTTCTTTCGAATCTGACAAAGCTGACAGATTTAGAATTACAAGTTAATTACTTCACAGGAAGGATTCCAGAGGAGCTAGGAGCATTAACAAAGCTGGAGATATTGTACCTCCACATCAACTTTTTGGAAGGAAGCATACCTGCATCCATCAGTAATTGCACTGCCCTGCGTCACATTACACTGATTGAGAATCGGTTAACGGGAACAATCCCTTTCGAATTGGGGTCAAAGCTCCATAACTTGCAGAGATTGTACTTCCAAGAAAACCAACTTTCTGGGAAAATTCCAGTGACCCTGTCCAATCTTTCTCAGCTGACACTGCTTGATCTTAGCCTCAACCAGTTAGAGGGGGAAGTCCCTCCTGAGTTGGGGAAGTTGAAGAAACTTGAGAGACTTTACCTTCATAGCAATAACCTGGTGAGCGGTTCCAACAACTCTTCCCTCAGTTTTCTAACTCCTCTCACTAATTGTTCACGTCTACAGAAACTGCACTTAGGGGCATGTCTGTTTGCAGGAAGTTTACCGGCTTCAATTGGCAGTCTTTCCAAAGATCTCTACTACTTGAATCTTCGAAACAACAAATTAACAGGAGACCTACCAGCTGAAATTGGAAATCTAAGCGGCCTTGTGACTCTAGACCTGtggtataattttttgaatggaGTTCCTGCAACAATTGGGAAGCTTAGGCAGTTGCAGAGATTACACTTGGGAAGAAACAAACTTCTTGGGCCAATTCCAGATGAACTTGGGCAGATGGCTAACCTTGGTTTACTGGAACTTAGTGATAATTTGATTAGTGGGACAATCCCATCTTCTCTTGGTAATCTGTCACAGTTGAGATATCTTTACTTGTCTCACAACCACCTCACAGGGAAAATTCCCATCCAACTCACCCAATGTTCTCTTCTAATGCTTCTTGATTTGTCTTTTAACAACTTACAAGGGTCTCTTCCCACAGAAATTGGTCATTTCTCAAACCTAGCTCTTGCACTCAACCTTTCAAACAACAATCTTCAAGGAGAACTACCGGCTAGTATTGGAAATCTGGCATCTGTGCAGGCAATTGACTTGTCAGCGAATAAATTCTTCGGAGTGATACCAAGTTCAATTGGAAGATGCATTTCAATGGAGTATCTGAACCTCTCTCACAACATGCTTGAAGGTACAATCCCAGAGTCCCTGAAGCAAATCGTTGATCTGGGATATCTGGACTTGGCTTTCAATAATTTAACAGGAAATGTTCCAATCTGGATTGGTGACAGCCAGAAGATCAAGAATCTCAATTTATCGTATAACAGATTAACAGGAGAGGTTCCAAATAGTGGGAGGTATAAAAATCTAGGAAGCCGCTCATTCATGGGGAATATGGGGCTCTGTGGTGGCACCAAACTTATGGGTCTCCATCCATGTGAAATTCAGAAACAAAAGcacaagaaaaggaaatggaTTTATTACTTGATTGCAATATTAACTTGTTCTCTGCTTCTCTTTGTGCTGATCGCCCTCACTGTTCGTCGTTTCTTCTTCAAAAATAGGAGTGCAGGTGCGGAGACTGCAATTCTAATGTCTTCCCCAACCCATCATGGAACCCAAACTTTAACTGAAAGGGAAATCGAAATTGCAACTGGCGGTTTTGATGAGGCTAATCTATTAGGGAAAGGAAGTTTTGGTAGGGTGTATAAAGCTATCATCAATGATGGAAAAACTGTTGTGGCAGTTAAGGTTCTGCAAGAAGAGTGTGTTCAGGGTTACAGAAGTTTTAAAAGGGAGTGTCAAATACTGTCTGAAATTAGACATAGGAATCTGGTTAGAATGATAGGATCGACCTGGAATTCAGGATTCAAGGCTATTGTTCTCGAGTATATAGGCAATGGGAACTTGGAACAGCATCTTTACCCTGGTGGGTCAGATGAAGGAGGTAGTGAATtaaaattgaaggaaagaaTGGGAATAGCAATAGATGTTGCAAATGGCTTGGAGTATCTTCATGAGGGTTGTCCTGTTCAAGTTGTTCACTGTGACCTGAAACCACAAAATGTTCTTTTGGACGATGATATGGTGGCTCATGTAGCAGATTTTGGTATTGGAAAGCTCATTTCAGGTGACAAACCAAGAGGACATGTTACTACGACAACTGCTTTTCTACGAGGATCTGTCGGGTATATCCCCCCAG AATATGGGCAGGGGATCGATGTCTCAACAAGAGGAGATGTATACAGTTTTGGAGTGATGATGTTAGAGATGATAACACGGAAGAGGCCAACGAATGAAATGTTTTCAGATGGACTTGATCTAAGGAAATGGGTGTGTTCTGCTTTTCCAAATCAAGTTTTGGATATTGTAGACATCTCACTGAAGCACGAAGCATATTTGCA